A window of the Lolium perenne isolate Kyuss_39 chromosome 7, Kyuss_2.0, whole genome shotgun sequence genome harbors these coding sequences:
- the LOC127314269 gene encoding probable methyltransferase At1g29790 has protein sequence MLVKRAKPRFASRAVWLGKRQSMERELLGKKPDPKRRQCWSTTTVTLILFLITNTTSILLSSGAGASLIRRYEPRTVRIWDDSGALIADLNATRSALESSRAELAGLHARLGTATLLLQTLLADVVTAARASDDQQKQAATGWWARELAGELKLAVGNVAAAGEAALGHACGRFQDELERYMDYKPGGECPSDAALEHLLMRGGCEPLPRRRCRPRSPARYVEPAPLPKSLWTMPPDTSVVWDAYHPCKNYSCLASHGFGFGFDLRGRREKGLWTRDDGALVYSVEKALAAKPKGTVRIGLDMGGGGGTFAARMSERGVTVVTATTNAGAPFGSFVASRGLVPIHVGPAHRLPFFDGTLDVVHAAGELMAGWMVPGDSMALEFALFDVYRVLRPGGLFWLDHFVFPGAQLNATYAPMLERVGFRKLRWNAGRKLDGGAKKNEWYLSALLERPMT, from the coding sequence ATGCTCGTAAAACGAGCTAAACCAAGATTTGCATCGCGAGCAGTTTGGTTGGGAAAGAGACAATCAATGGAGCGCGAACTGTTGGGGAAGAAGCCCGACCCCAAGAGGAGGCAGTGCTGGAGCACGACCACGGTGACGCTGATCCTTTTCCTGATCACCAACACCACCTCCATCCTCCTCTCCTCCGGCGCCGGCGCCTCGCTCATCCGCCGCTACGAGCCGCGCACCGTGCGCATCTGGGACGACTCCGGAGCGCTCATCGCCGACCTCAACGCCACGCGCTCCGCGCTCGAGTCCAGCCGCGCCGAGCTCGCGGGCCTCCACGCGCGCCTCGGCACCGCCACGTTGCTCCTCCAGACCCTCCTCGCCGACGTCGTCACGGCAGCGCGCGCCAGCGACGACCAACAGAAGCAGGCGGCGACTGGGTGGTGGGCGCGCGAGCTCGCCGGCGAGCTCAAGCTGGCCGTCGGCAACGTTGCCGCGGCTGGCGAGGCGGCTCTGGGCCACGCGTGCGGCCGCTTCCAGGACGAGCTGGAGCGGTACATGGACTACAAGCCCGGCGGCGAGTGCCCGTCCGACGCGGCGCTCGAGCACCTGCTCATGCGCGGGGGCTGCGAGCCGCTGCCGCGCCGACGGTGCCGgccgcgatctccggcgaggtaCGTGGAACCCGCGCCGCTGCCGAAGAGCCTGTGGACCATGCCGCCGGACACCAGCGTCGTCTGGGACGCGTACCACCCGTGCAAGAACTACTCGTGCCTGGCGAGCCACGGCTTCGGCTTCGGCTTCGACCTCCGCGGCCGCCGCGAGAAGGGCCTCTGGACGCGCGACGACGGCGCGCTCGTCTACTCCGTCGAGAAGGCGCTCGCCGCGAAGCCGAAGGGCACGGTGCGCATCGGGCTCgacatgggcggcggcggcggcacgttCGCGGCGCGGATGAGCGAGCGCGGGGTGACCGTGGTGACCGCGACCACCAACGCCGGCGCGCCGTTCGGCAGCTTCGTCGCGTCAAGAGGGCTCGTGCCGATTCACGTCGGCCCGGCGCACCGGCTGCCCTTCTTCGACGGCACGCTCGACGTCGTGCACGCGGCGGGGGAGCTGATGGCAGGCTGGATGGTGCCCGGCGACAGCATGGCGCTCGAGTTCGCGCTGTTCGACGTCTACCGCGTGCTGAGGCCCGGGGGCCTGTTCTGGCTCGACCACTTCGTCTTCCCCGGCGCGCAGCTGAACGCAACGTACGCGCCGATGCTTGAGCGCGTGGGGTTCAGGAAGCTTAGGTGGAACGCCGGCCGGAAGCTGGACGGCGGTGCCAAGAAGAACGAGTGGTACCTCTCGGCGCTGCTCGAGAGGCCCATGACATGA
- the LOC127314270 gene encoding E3 ubiquitin-protein ligase CHIP: MSPAADGAAASKRQAELLKQEGNSFFKKDRISAAIDAYTGAIALCQNVAVYWTNRALCYKRRNEWAKVEEDCRMAIHYDSHSVKAHYMLGLALLNKQELTEGIKELEKSLELGRGAHPASYMVEEIWQELSKAKYIEWEGLSKMRSSQLHKLKATCKEALRNYNSLDNPAVDVSEEHLNELDDVFRKAAKADTPTEVPDHLCCKITLDVFRDPVITPSGITYERAVILDHLNRVGKFDPVTREALEPHQLIPNLAVKEAVDVFLSEHGWAYKIR, encoded by the exons ATGTCGCCGGCGGCGGACGGCGCGGCGGCGTCGAAGCGGCAGGCGGAGCTGCTCAAGCAGGAGGGCAACTCCTTCTTCAAGAAGGACCGCATCAGCGCCGCCATCGACGCCTACACCGGG GCTATAGCTCTCTGCCAAAATGTTGCAGTATATTGGACCAACAGAGCATTATGCTACAAGAGGCGGAA TGAGTGGGCTAAGGTTGAGGAAGATTGCAGAATGGCTATCCATTATGACAGCCATTCCGTTAAG GCGCATTACATGCTTGGACTTGCACTTCTCAACAAGCAAGAATTGACTGAAGGAATAAAGGAACTAGAGAAG TCTTTGGAGCTTGGAAGGGGTGCACATCCTGCAAGCTACATGGTTGAAGAGATATGGCAAGAGCTTTCTAAAGCGAAATACATTGAATGGGAAGGCCTGTCAAAAATGCGATCCTCTCAATTGCATAAACTCAA GGCAACATGTAAAGAAGCTCTAAGGAATTATAACAGCCTTGATAATCCAGCTGTAGACGTGTCTGAAGAGCATCTAAACGAGCTAGATGACGTTTTCAGGAAAGCTGCAAAGGCTGATACTCCAACAGAA GTTCCTGACCATCTCTGCTGCAAAATTACACTCGATGTCTTCAGAGATCCGGTGATCACTCCAAGCGGAATCACTTATGAGAGGGCTGTGATTCTTGACCATTTAAACAGG GTGGGGAAATTTGACCCTGTGACCCGTGAAGCTCTTGAACCACACCAACTAATTCCAAACCTCGCCGTCAAGGAGGCTGTAGATGTATTTTTGAGTGAACATGGCTGGGCTTACAAGATAAGGTGA